One window of Leptospira yasudae genomic DNA carries:
- a CDS encoding PilZ domain-containing protein, with translation MAVGRSDSLQELITILETMFGETIIGTDINLVKHLFYYLKADDVEFPFDYDGQRFFAIVEDIEETSVKLRIPGATQGLTLRAKISFEIMNILYQFEVIILEFLDDSIIQIRIPSELQAASFRKNVRVAVDDLFMNYVILFRSLTGGGREIGRNIQVEQRFNNLMREIKKDNPDLRLINIMISEYISTVSKEYEVVFFSQDREETFLDSFIKRNDRPVFIPDTSLIINYIKENETSPVGNYREEYIRMVLESGQDYADKFFRELQKKEIREFVISYLVLPIRLFNDVIGYIRVYTSAMDRYSITPSQVGYLIELSEIFSYSMTKIFIREDNYRNAKAGTRVVDISINGLLFEIEERRIFQYLKKHNIIKIFIPVSERTLILRGEVVRYITVEEGKYHLGVNFFDSNPDDMLILQKYIFTRTRKILSE, from the coding sequence ATGGCAGTCGGAAGATCGGACAGTTTACAGGAACTTATCACCATACTCGAAACGATGTTTGGCGAAACGATCATTGGAACCGACATCAATCTCGTAAAACATCTCTTCTACTATCTCAAAGCCGACGATGTGGAGTTTCCGTTCGACTACGACGGGCAACGGTTCTTTGCAATCGTGGAGGACATCGAAGAAACCAGCGTAAAACTGAGGATCCCTGGAGCGACACAAGGATTGACTCTCCGCGCGAAAATCAGTTTCGAAATTATGAATATTCTCTATCAATTCGAGGTCATCATTCTCGAGTTTTTGGATGATTCCATCATACAAATCCGAATTCCGTCGGAATTACAGGCCGCGTCCTTTCGAAAGAACGTTCGTGTAGCAGTGGACGATCTCTTTATGAATTACGTGATTCTTTTCCGTTCTTTGACCGGAGGAGGCAGGGAGATCGGCCGAAATATTCAAGTGGAACAGAGATTCAACAATTTGATGCGGGAGATCAAAAAGGACAATCCGGATCTAAGATTGATCAACATTATGATATCCGAATATATTTCCACCGTATCCAAGGAATACGAAGTCGTGTTCTTTTCGCAGGATCGGGAAGAAACGTTTTTGGATTCCTTCATCAAGAGGAACGACCGTCCGGTGTTCATACCCGATACTTCTCTGATCATCAATTACATCAAAGAAAATGAAACCTCCCCGGTAGGGAATTACAGGGAAGAATACATACGGATGGTGTTGGAAAGCGGCCAGGATTACGCCGATAAATTTTTCAGGGAACTTCAGAAGAAGGAAATCCGCGAATTCGTGATTTCCTATCTCGTTCTTCCGATTCGATTGTTCAACGACGTGATCGGCTATATCCGCGTTTATACATCCGCGATGGACCGCTATTCGATAACTCCTTCCCAAGTCGGATATCTGATCGAACTCTCCGAAATTTTCAGTTACTCGATGACAAAGATTTTTATCCGAGAGGATAATTACAGGAATGCGAAGGCCGGAACAAGGGTTGTGGATATCAGTATCAACGGACTTCTATTCGAGATCGAAGAACGGAGGATCTTTCAATATTTAAAAAAACATAATATTATAAAGATCTTCATTCCCGTTTCGGAACGGACTTTGATTCTTCGGGGAGAAGTGGTTCGATATATAACCGTGGAAGAAGGTAAATATCATCTCGGAGTGAACTTTTTCGATTCCAATCCGGACGACATGCTCATTCTTCAGAAATATATCTTTACGAGAACGCGTAAGATTCTTTCGGAATAA
- a CDS encoding DUF1564 domain-containing protein, with product MGVLLLHSDHRIDSRLQESNTNVVTLLIPETILLRYPERDRKNLPKRIPELLRRYGKFLTATKRLGTKAGRTLYQPSPGKEKMKRINVRLSTGSWTLFGTLAQAHGVSRCFLFNYLLWLEENEVGNSIVHIMNEGGPTFHRKYRYILDLDLLDNRVSRLLQCDPEDSFYVLDYRDWFQRPPS from the coding sequence ATGGGCGTATTGTTGCTTCACTCCGATCATCGAATCGATTCTCGGCTTCAGGAAAGTAATACGAATGTTGTGACTTTGCTGATTCCTGAAACCATCTTGTTGCGTTATCCTGAACGCGACCGTAAGAATCTTCCCAAACGAATCCCGGAACTTTTGCGAAGATACGGTAAATTTTTGACGGCGACAAAGAGACTTGGGACAAAAGCAGGCCGGACGTTGTATCAACCGAGTCCGGGGAAAGAAAAGATGAAGCGCATCAATGTTCGACTGAGCACCGGCAGCTGGACTTTATTCGGAACTCTGGCGCAAGCTCATGGGGTTTCGCGCTGTTTTCTGTTTAATTATCTTCTGTGGTTGGAGGAAAACGAAGTCGGGAATTCTATCGTGCATATCATGAATGAAGGAGGTCCTACATTTCACAGGAAATACAGATATATCCTGGACCTTGACCTGCTAGACAATCGTGTTTCAAGGCTCTTACAATGCGATCCGGAGGACAGTTTTTACGTTTTAGATTACCGCGATTGGTTCCAACGCCCGCCGTCCTAA
- a CDS encoding VOC family protein: MRPFKILGIQQIAVGGEDKKKLETFWVDILGLEKTGTFKSEKENVDEDILRMGKGAFAVEVDIMQPIDVNKSPKVHEPKLNHIGLWVDDIHKAVEWLTAKGVRFTPGGIRKGAAGYDVCFIHPKGNEEFPYCSEGVLVELVQAPADVIQALS, translated from the coding sequence ATGAGACCTTTTAAAATATTAGGAATTCAGCAAATCGCGGTCGGCGGCGAAGACAAAAAGAAACTCGAAACATTTTGGGTCGACATACTTGGACTTGAAAAAACGGGAACGTTCAAGAGTGAAAAAGAAAACGTCGACGAAGATATTCTCAGAATGGGCAAGGGTGCATTCGCGGTAGAAGTCGATATCATGCAGCCGATCGACGTCAACAAAAGCCCCAAGGTTCACGAACCGAAACTCAATCACATCGGCCTTTGGGTGGACGACATCCATAAAGCGGTCGAATGGCTGACTGCAAAAGGAGTTCGTTTCACTCCGGGCGGAATCCGCAAAGGAGCCGCGGGATACGACGTATGTTTCATTCACCCGAAAGGAAACGAAGAATTTCCGTATTGTTCGGAAGGCGTTCTCGTCGAACTCGTTCAGGCTCCGGCCGACGTAATCCAGGCTCTTAGCTAA
- a CDS encoding SiaB family protein kinase — MMENKSVDLFKQYKEACDYQLIVSFKGRLSQEVLTEFGSMIRTSLSAESKIKKIFAVFIELAQNMLHYSAERKALEDGREGGVGIIMVDEKSIGYNVSSGNLVLNDKIESLKAKCEKINSMSRDELKTYYQQQLRSDRPDDSKGAGVGLIDIARKSDGPLTYDISPVDDKHSFFTLSAYFTKEN, encoded by the coding sequence ATGATGGAAAACAAGTCCGTAGACCTGTTTAAGCAGTATAAAGAGGCCTGCGATTATCAATTAATTGTTTCCTTTAAAGGACGTCTCTCGCAAGAAGTCCTAACGGAATTCGGTTCGATGATCCGGACGTCCCTGAGTGCGGAGTCGAAAATCAAAAAAATCTTCGCGGTTTTCATCGAACTCGCACAGAATATGCTACACTATTCTGCGGAAAGAAAGGCCCTCGAAGACGGCAGAGAGGGCGGCGTCGGCATCATCATGGTCGACGAAAAATCGATTGGCTATAATGTTTCGTCCGGGAACCTTGTACTAAACGACAAAATAGAATCCCTGAAAGCCAAATGCGAAAAAATAAATTCTATGTCGAGGGACGAGTTAAAAACTTATTACCAACAGCAGTTACGCTCGGATAGACCTGACGACAGCAAAGGCGCGGGAGTAGGTTTGATCGATATCGCTAGAAAGTCGGACGGACCGCTTACATACGATATCTCGCCGGTGGACGATAAACATTCGTTCTTTACACTTTCTGCATACTTCACAAAGGAAAATTGA
- the mtnC gene encoding acireductone synthase — MNIKEFDLYLFDIEGTTTPIEFVHKVLFPYSVGKFDEFFRSNSLEKEWVEKLLEEGKNDPTYKGKIDDSPQSLSDYCKHLVSVDRKSGPLKEIQGRIWKKGYESGELKSSMFEDVSDFLNRIQTAGKRAAVYSSGSVQAQKLIFEYSNSGNLTGYFSGYFDTAVGGKRESSSYTKIAEQLKIAPEKILFFTDIKEEADAAVEAGLKATVLERPGNNAQPAHSHPRISSFQNLNP; from the coding sequence TTGAATATAAAAGAATTCGATTTATATCTATTCGATATCGAAGGAACCACGACTCCCATCGAGTTCGTACATAAGGTTTTGTTTCCGTACTCGGTCGGGAAGTTCGACGAATTCTTCCGGTCGAATTCTTTGGAGAAAGAATGGGTCGAAAAACTTCTCGAAGAAGGAAAAAACGATCCGACTTACAAGGGGAAGATCGACGATTCTCCCCAAAGTTTAAGCGATTACTGCAAACATCTCGTGAGCGTGGATCGTAAAAGCGGTCCTCTCAAAGAGATTCAAGGGAGAATTTGGAAAAAAGGTTACGAAAGCGGCGAACTGAAAAGTTCCATGTTCGAAGACGTGTCCGATTTTTTAAACCGAATTCAAACCGCGGGCAAACGCGCCGCCGTATATTCTTCCGGAAGCGTTCAAGCGCAGAAGTTAATTTTTGAATATTCAAATTCCGGCAACTTGACCGGATATTTTTCCGGTTATTTCGATACGGCAGTCGGAGGCAAACGGGAATCTTCGAGTTATACGAAGATTGCCGAACAACTGAAGATCGCACCGGAAAAAATCCTATTCTTTACCGATATCAAAGAAGAAGCGGACGCCGCCGTGGAAGCCGGGCTCAAAGCGACGGTTCTGGAACGACCGGGCAACAACGCGCAACCGGCGCATTCTCACCCGAGAATTTCCTCGTTTCAAAATCTGAATCCTTAA
- a CDS encoding MFS transporter: protein MEKRPSEKSLLRFFGLGELANHGWNAILAFWMIMGMAFFLFADQNLIAPNLKNIGASFGLNSQEEVDWYIGGLIPILFFILGGAVSVSMGYLSQKYSRKMLILFSVFLGEVPCFLSGFATSYPEFVIYRTLTGFGLGGIFPLLFTVLGDYFSDKSRSTAAAYVSLSMGIGLGVGQLFGGILGNADPINGWRTSFIYLSIPSFFFAVIYWIFCKEPIRGGGETEWAGIAEKFPEESFHLRWSDIRLLFQNKTNIGIFLQGIPGCVPWGVFFVFLVDYYETSYHLDKAAATMLLTYAAIGVFAGTFFGGVIGQKIYNRNKRLLPIFCMSSILIGILPCIYLLKADNIAGSGLFIVVNIITGFIISVTGPNVRATLINVNIPKNRSSMFALYNLTDDLGKGLGPAMSAVILGLTPGDRSLGLSISVLFWVPCALAWLIVLKNFEKDEKDVHEYLVAEAEKIRGAA from the coding sequence ATGGAAAAAAGACCTTCGGAAAAAAGCCTGCTTCGCTTTTTCGGATTGGGAGAATTGGCGAATCACGGTTGGAACGCGATTTTAGCGTTCTGGATGATTATGGGAATGGCTTTCTTCCTGTTCGCGGATCAAAATCTCATCGCACCGAACCTGAAAAACATAGGCGCTTCCTTCGGACTCAACAGCCAAGAAGAAGTGGATTGGTATATCGGCGGCCTAATTCCGATTTTATTCTTTATCTTAGGCGGGGCCGTATCGGTGAGTATGGGTTACCTTTCGCAAAAGTATTCCCGCAAAATGCTCATTCTATTCTCCGTATTTTTGGGAGAAGTTCCCTGCTTTCTTTCCGGGTTCGCGACGAGTTACCCCGAGTTCGTGATTTATAGAACCTTAACCGGATTCGGGCTCGGAGGAATTTTTCCGCTTCTGTTTACCGTCCTCGGAGATTACTTTTCGGATAAATCCAGATCCACCGCGGCGGCTTACGTTTCGCTTTCGATGGGAATCGGACTCGGCGTCGGTCAGCTTTTCGGAGGAATTTTAGGAAACGCGGATCCGATCAACGGATGGAGAACCAGCTTTATCTATCTTTCGATTCCTTCCTTTTTCTTTGCGGTCATCTATTGGATCTTTTGCAAGGAACCGATTCGAGGCGGCGGAGAAACGGAATGGGCCGGAATCGCCGAAAAATTTCCGGAAGAAAGTTTTCATCTTCGTTGGAGCGATATACGGCTTCTCTTTCAAAATAAAACGAACATCGGAATCTTTTTACAAGGAATTCCCGGATGTGTTCCTTGGGGAGTGTTCTTCGTGTTCTTAGTCGACTACTACGAAACTTCCTATCATCTCGATAAGGCCGCTGCGACGATGCTTCTTACCTATGCGGCGATCGGCGTTTTTGCGGGAACGTTTTTCGGAGGAGTCATCGGACAAAAAATCTACAACCGCAACAAACGGCTTCTTCCGATTTTTTGTATGTCGAGCATTCTGATCGGGATTCTTCCGTGCATTTATCTTTTAAAGGCGGACAATATCGCCGGTTCGGGATTGTTCATCGTCGTCAACATCATCACCGGATTCATCATCTCCGTGACTGGACCGAACGTCAGAGCTACATTAATCAACGTGAATATTCCAAAAAATAGAAGTAGCATGTTCGCTCTCTATAACCTTACCGACGACCTCGGAAAAGGACTTGGCCCCGCGATGAGCGCCGTAATTTTAGGTCTGACTCCGGGAGACAGATCGCTCGGGCTTTCGATCTCGGTTTTATTTTGGGTTCCCTGCGCGCTTGCCTGGCTGATCGTTCTGAAAAATTTCGAGAAAGACGAGAAAGACGTCCATGAATACCTGGTAGCGGAAGCCGAAAAAATCAGAGGGGCCGCTTAA
- a CDS encoding tetratricopeptide repeat protein, giving the protein MRPKRIFFSSGIARSADLWKVRSFRIFFLLLPILLNLLPLGKMDARELVYAFRDPGKSEKEKMILVGETVLYDKVKPIEEEGKNKHLDIGVDTRADLVTIKINYDPGLRVGQILYLIEKDFDHKNYKNGNIVAQIEIKSIFQTSFIGKRARGIGNLGLVKDRNLMVAAPLVSEKIEPAIVERKKGDYYLARNEIAESIRSYKHTISLDPSSPMGHFRLGLLYKRTGEAYVSAGAEFSMAWKNRKRFVNSQEELEFYVEYIDYLNHKYETEGFKNPAALSKSMEVIQEAFKLTKTDSELLINSALTYYYLYREESKAAQTPIKADSSPIHASKNRKRSDTYYTIAEKLTKDADKLNPSDYRIHLLACKLYLDKIGELTSPAGQTGLGESEEVGILKGKFAESFEKYKTFKPASVPGDPYVLKPIQ; this is encoded by the coding sequence ATGCGACCGAAACGGATCTTTTTTTCGAGCGGGATCGCGAGATCGGCCGATCTTTGGAAGGTGAGATCCTTTCGAATTTTCTTTCTTCTATTGCCGATTCTACTGAACCTTCTTCCTTTGGGAAAAATGGACGCGCGGGAACTCGTCTACGCGTTCCGCGACCCCGGCAAATCCGAAAAAGAAAAGATGATCCTCGTCGGTGAGACCGTTCTTTACGATAAGGTAAAGCCGATCGAAGAGGAAGGAAAGAACAAACATCTCGATATCGGCGTGGACACGAGAGCCGATCTTGTCACGATCAAGATCAACTACGATCCGGGTCTCAGAGTCGGACAAATTTTGTATCTTATCGAAAAGGATTTCGACCATAAGAATTACAAAAACGGAAACATCGTAGCGCAGATCGAAATCAAATCCATCTTTCAGACATCGTTCATCGGAAAAAGGGCCAGAGGAATCGGAAACTTAGGACTTGTTAAGGACAGGAACCTCATGGTCGCCGCTCCTCTCGTTTCGGAAAAAATAGAACCTGCGATCGTAGAACGGAAGAAAGGCGACTATTATCTTGCCAGAAACGAAATCGCGGAATCGATCCGCTCTTACAAACATACCATCAGCTTGGATCCGTCTTCTCCGATGGGTCATTTCCGTTTGGGACTTTTATATAAACGAACGGGAGAGGCTTATGTTTCCGCCGGCGCGGAATTTTCCATGGCTTGGAAAAATCGAAAACGTTTCGTTAATTCTCAGGAAGAATTGGAATTCTATGTAGAATACATTGATTACTTGAATCATAAATACGAGACCGAAGGATTTAAAAATCCAGCCGCTCTTTCCAAGTCGATGGAAGTGATTCAAGAAGCCTTTAAGTTGACCAAAACGGACAGCGAACTTCTTATCAACTCCGCTCTTACGTATTATTATCTTTATCGGGAAGAATCGAAAGCCGCTCAGACTCCGATCAAAGCCGATTCATCTCCGATTCATGCTTCCAAAAACAGAAAAAGATCGGATACATATTATACGATTGCGGAAAAACTCACCAAGGACGCGGACAAACTCAATCCTTCGGATTATAGAATTCATCTGCTGGCTTGCAAACTCTATCTGGATAAGATCGGAGAATTGACTTCGCCTGCGGGACAAACCGGTTTGGGCGAATCGGAAGAAGTCGGAATCTTAAAAGGGAAATTCGCGGAATCGTTTGAGAAATACAAGACATTCAAACCGGCTTCCGTTCCCGGCGATCCATACGTTTTAAAACCGATCCAGTAA
- a CDS encoding alpha/beta hydrolase — protein sequence MTFHHKEFYILSSSDKSKLYCQSWTKPNANRVMIFHHGFGEHSGRYTNLLRYFAKSDINFYSFDMRGHGNSEGKRGHAESFDLYVRDLSDFANEVLKREQKDRFFLLGHSLGGAVALRYAQEGINQDNILGLVLGSPALKVKMDFQKQLKKFVGSFLSRISPATLVDAELDLHYLSHDPDVIEAYKQDPLVHGKVSLRMGTELLELGPKLIKKANVIRCPVLILHGQEDGLVDVNGSMELYKNLIYRNKRMKIYPGLYHEIMNEFPEHRDEVFGDIQAFLDTILREKSPGEAKDSSLKLKKKPKASASSKKKTVV from the coding sequence ATGACCTTTCATCACAAAGAATTCTACATTCTCTCAAGCTCCGATAAATCAAAGTTATATTGTCAATCTTGGACAAAGCCGAACGCAAACAGAGTAATGATCTTTCATCACGGCTTCGGAGAACATAGCGGGCGTTATACGAACCTGCTTCGTTATTTTGCGAAAAGCGACATCAATTTCTATTCCTTCGATATGAGAGGCCACGGGAATTCGGAAGGAAAACGAGGTCACGCGGAATCCTTCGATTTATACGTAAGGGATCTTTCCGATTTTGCGAACGAGGTTTTAAAGAGGGAACAAAAGGACCGTTTTTTTCTTTTGGGTCATTCCCTCGGCGGAGCGGTTGCGCTTCGTTACGCGCAGGAAGGAATCAATCAGGATAATATTCTGGGATTAGTTTTAGGTTCTCCGGCCCTCAAAGTAAAGATGGACTTTCAGAAGCAGTTGAAGAAGTTCGTGGGAAGTTTTTTAAGCAGGATTTCTCCCGCGACGCTTGTGGACGCGGAATTGGATCTTCATTATCTTTCGCATGATCCGGACGTGATCGAAGCGTATAAACAGGATCCTTTGGTTCACGGGAAGGTTTCTTTAAGGATGGGGACCGAACTTTTGGAACTCGGACCGAAGCTGATCAAAAAGGCGAACGTGATCCGTTGCCCGGTTTTGATTCTTCACGGACAAGAGGACGGCCTCGTCGACGTGAACGGTTCCATGGAACTTTATAAAAATCTAATTTATCGAAACAAAAGAATGAAGATTTATCCCGGTTTGTATCATGAAATCATGAACGAATTTCCGGAACACAGGGACGAGGTTTTCGGCGATATTCAGGCGTTTTTGGATACGATTCTTCGGGAGAAATCTCCCGGCGAGGCGAAGGATTCTTCCCTGAAACTGAAGAAAAAACCGAAGGCAAGCGCTTCGAGTAAGAAGAAAACGGTCGTCTGA
- a CDS encoding endonuclease/exonuclease/phosphatase family protein, with product MGWLRKILAILGILFGSLLILIYSITFHPDQAQPADVVCNENAPLLKADSKIKVLVWNVQYLAGKKRVFWYDVPNGDGPDTGPSREEIESTLKKITDYVRAEDPDVILFQELHDGAKNTFQEDQLERILSQIGPAYACSSEAFYWKSLFVPHPKILGSVGMKLATISKYKISDGIRHSLPLMPADPVSTQFGLKRAILQNDFPVEGGDKFTVLNTHLDAFSQGTDTMHRQVETIAGLLKELDLAGHYWVLGGDFNLLPPGFDRKSMHPNGAFFYSDEQEIKPLFDKWNSSVPFNILNGPERSKYYTHYSNDPAIGKPDRTIDYIFYSSNLKQTSYRVDQGEILWTVSDHFPMIGTYLLKE from the coding sequence ATGGGTTGGTTGCGAAAAATATTAGCGATACTGGGAATCCTATTCGGTTCTCTTCTGATTCTGATCTACTCGATCACGTTTCATCCCGATCAGGCTCAACCCGCGGACGTTGTATGCAACGAAAACGCGCCGCTTTTAAAGGCGGATTCTAAGATCAAGGTTCTCGTCTGGAACGTTCAATATCTTGCCGGGAAGAAACGAGTGTTTTGGTACGACGTTCCGAACGGGGACGGACCCGATACCGGACCATCCCGCGAAGAAATCGAATCGACTCTCAAAAAAATTACCGATTACGTTCGCGCCGAAGATCCGGACGTGATTTTGTTTCAGGAGTTACACGACGGCGCGAAGAATACGTTCCAAGAGGATCAATTGGAAAGAATTCTTTCGCAAATCGGTCCTGCATACGCCTGTTCAAGCGAGGCGTTTTATTGGAAGTCGTTATTCGTTCCTCATCCTAAGATTTTGGGAAGCGTTGGAATGAAACTCGCGACGATCAGTAAATATAAAATTTCCGACGGGATTCGTCATTCTCTTCCTTTGATGCCGGCCGATCCGGTTTCGACTCAATTCGGGTTAAAAAGGGCGATTCTTCAAAATGATTTTCCGGTGGAAGGCGGGGATAAGTTCACCGTTTTGAATACCCATCTGGATGCGTTCTCGCAGGGAACGGATACGATGCACAGACAAGTGGAAACGATCGCGGGACTTTTGAAGGAACTGGATCTTGCGGGTCATTATTGGGTGTTAGGCGGGGACTTCAATTTGCTTCCTCCAGGATTCGATCGCAAGTCCATGCACCCGAACGGTGCGTTCTTTTATTCGGACGAACAGGAAATCAAACCTCTGTTTGATAAATGGAATTCTTCTGTTCCATTCAATATTTTGAATGGACCGGAAAGATCTAAGTATTATACGCATTATTCGAACGATCCTGCGATCGGAAAACCGGATCGAACGATCGATTATATTTTCTACTCATCCAATCTGAAACAAACAAGTTATCGAGTCGATCAAGGCGAGATTCTTTGGACCGTGTCCGATCATTTTCCGATGATCGGGACATATCTTTTGAAGGAATAA
- a CDS encoding DUF1987 domain-containing protein — protein MESLHIQQTKTSPEVILDTEKGVVEIIGESYPENAIAFYKPVFDWLNAAMGSKASIQVKFQLDYFNTSSSKVIMDILDSLQKYHDQSGKVKILWLYKEDDDDMQETGEEFSSDLSLPFELKSYK, from the coding sequence ATGGAATCATTACACATTCAACAAACAAAAACTTCTCCGGAGGTTATTTTAGACACAGAGAAGGGAGTGGTTGAAATCATCGGGGAATCCTATCCCGAAAACGCGATCGCCTTTTACAAACCCGTGTTCGATTGGCTGAACGCGGCGATGGGATCGAAGGCATCGATTCAAGTGAAATTTCAGTTGGATTATTTCAATACGAGTTCGTCTAAAGTGATCATGGATATTCTGGATTCTCTTCAGAAGTATCACGATCAGAGCGGCAAGGTCAAGATACTTTGGTTGTACAAAGAGGACGACGACGATATGCAGGAAACCGGAGAGGAATTCTCCTCGGATCTTTCCCTGCCGTTCGAATTAAAATCCTATAAATAA
- a CDS encoding adenylate/guanylate cyclase domain-containing protein, whose protein sequence is MEPASSAQKDFNSFFENEFQLLNEVNGTLDRKESLGKEEVFEELKKLGEAYESLLKQSSKLMKIGDSTQNRLIKTQTELQDSNQRLVSSYQNLKQLSEIGQMITASLEPKIILTSVYENTKSMVSMDILAFGIIEEGKNEIKYKFSLIEGRYTPAPSVDSLAEENPSSFCYHNNQELITNDLEKDFPQYVSTIQKHFGEKTSSVVYLPLKVEERFIGMLTIQSYEKNAFNENQLSILRTLANYVAIGVDNADAYKTLSKRNRELKDSLEKINMLNEGLEKERQKSESLLLNILPKTIAERLKGGESVIADYIPTSTVLFADIVGFSKLSTQIPTPNQLVEILNQIFTCFDEIASKYKLEKIKTIGDCYMMAGGIPNATEDHAEKIALAGIDMIQGLKDLQKSWKYEFNIRIGIHTGDVVAGVIGKNKFVYDLWGDSVNTASRMESHGEPGKINCSEATYNALKDLFTFEDRGIIEVKGKGPMRTFFLLGKK, encoded by the coding sequence ATGGAACCCGCATCTTCAGCTCAGAAGGACTTTAATTCCTTTTTCGAAAACGAATTTCAGTTGTTAAACGAAGTCAACGGAACCCTCGATCGAAAAGAATCACTCGGTAAAGAGGAAGTTTTCGAAGAGCTGAAGAAACTCGGAGAAGCCTACGAATCCCTTTTAAAACAATCCTCGAAATTGATGAAGATCGGGGATTCGACGCAGAACCGCCTGATCAAAACGCAGACGGAATTGCAGGACTCCAATCAAAGACTCGTATCCTCCTATCAGAACCTCAAGCAATTGAGCGAAATCGGTCAGATGATTACCGCAAGTTTAGAACCGAAAATCATTCTGACTTCCGTTTATGAAAACACGAAGTCCATGGTATCGATGGACATCCTCGCCTTCGGGATCATAGAAGAAGGCAAAAACGAAATCAAATATAAGTTCAGTCTGATCGAAGGCCGTTATACTCCGGCTCCTTCGGTGGATTCCCTCGCGGAGGAGAATCCTTCCTCGTTCTGTTATCACAACAATCAGGAACTCATCACCAACGATCTCGAAAAGGATTTTCCGCAATACGTTTCCACGATCCAAAAACATTTCGGAGAAAAGACTAGCTCGGTAGTCTATCTTCCGCTGAAAGTCGAGGAACGTTTTATCGGAATGCTTACGATCCAAAGCTACGAGAAAAACGCGTTCAACGAAAACCAGCTCAGCATCTTGAGAACTCTCGCGAACTACGTGGCGATCGGTGTGGATAACGCCGACGCATACAAGACGCTTTCCAAGAGAAACCGGGAACTCAAGGATTCATTAGAAAAGATCAATATGTTAAACGAAGGTTTGGAAAAGGAAAGACAAAAGTCCGAAAGCCTTCTTCTAAACATTCTCCCGAAGACGATCGCCGAACGATTGAAAGGCGGAGAAAGCGTGATCGCGGATTATATTCCGACTTCCACGGTATTATTCGCGGACATCGTCGGTTTTTCCAAACTTTCGACCCAGATCCCCACTCCGAATCAGCTCGTTGAAATCCTGAATCAGATATTCACCTGTTTCGACGAGATCGCGAGCAAATACAAACTCGAAAAGATCAAAACCATCGGGGATTGTTATATGATGGCGGGAGGAATTCCGAACGCGACCGAGGACCACGCGGAAAAGATCGCGTTAGCCGGAATCGATATGATCCAAGGACTGAAGGATCTTCAGAAATCGTGGAAATATGAATTCAATATTAGAATCGGGATTCACACCGGCGACGTAGTCGCCGGTGTGATCGGTAAAAATAAATTCGTATACGACTTGTGGGGCGATTCGGTAAACACCGCTTCCAGAATGGAATCGCACGGGGAACCGGGAAAGATCAATTGTTCCGAAGCGACCTACAACGCACTCAAAGATTTATTCACATTCGAAGATCGCGGGATCATCGAAGTCAAAGGAAAAGGTCCTATGAGAACCTTTTTTCTTTTAGGCAAGAAGTAA